Below is a genomic region from Anaerolineae bacterium.
AATGCAATGGTTCGCACCCGACAAGCCTGGTCGCCGGCTTGATGTGCGTCGTTTTTGATAAAATTAAATCACAGTTGCTCCGAGGAGCAAAGCGACGAGGAATCTCCGGTAATTTTATCCTTCGTCTTTCGTCATCTTGCCCTTAAGTTTCACTGGCGAGGATGAACCAGTAGTTTTTTAGATAATGTTTTGGGGAGAAACAGGACTTTGTCCTGTCTCTCCCTGGCAAAAAATCAAAATCTTTTTCTGAATTTCTATAGTCGCATGCAAAGGAGAGTTCTTATGAAAGCTTTATCTTGGTTGTTTATAATTTGTCTGGCTTTAGCCAGCCTGGGCTTCATTGCGCCGGGTAGTCAGGCTGGCCTGATGTTGGAGCAGAACGTGGCCCAACAAGGTGTAGATACCAACCCCCCGGCCGAGCCGGTCAAACTCATTTTTATTCATCACTCCTGTGGCGAAAATTGGCTGGCCGATTATTCCGGTGGGCTGGGCCTGGCTTTGCAAAACAACAACTACTTTGTTAGCGATACCAACTACGGTTGGGGGCCGGATGGTATCGGCGACCGCACCGACATTGGCTACTGGTGGGACTGGTTCCGCGGCCCGAGCCGCGACACTTACCTGAACGCGCTCTACGCTGAAAGCAGCCGTCAAGGTGATTACTACTCTCGCTCGCTTGGCGATCCCGGCGGCGAAAACCAAATCATCATGTTCAAGAGTTGTTTCCCCAACTCCTACCTGGAAGGCGGCCCCGGCGACGCTCCAACAGGCGGCGACAATCCCCTGCGCGGCCAGGAGGTCTGGTCGGGGATGCATACGGTGGCCAACGCCAAGGGAATTTATAATGACATTCTGGAATATTTTGCCACACGTCAGGACAAACTCTTTATAGCCGTCACTGCGCCGCCGTTGATGGATGGCGAAACCGACCCGGCGCATGCCGCCAACGCTCGCGCTTTCAACAATTGGCTGGTGAATGACTGGCTGGCCGGGTATCCCCACAGCAATGTGGCTGTATTTGATTTTTACAACGTATTGACCAGCAACGGCGGCGATTTTTATACCAACGATGCCGGGCAGGAGAACGGCAACCACCACCGCATCTGGAATGGTGCTGTGCAGCACCTTCAAACCGTTGGCAATGATCTGTCGGCCTACCCCGACGGCGATAGCCATCCCACGCCGGCGGGCAACCAAAAAGCCACCGCCGAATTTATTCCCCTGCTCAATTACTACTACAACCGTTGGAATCCCGGCCATTCCGCCCCGGCGGCTTCCCAACCGGCCCCAACCCAGGCGTCCGAACCTGAACAGGCTGCTGAAGAAGAGGTTGAGCCTGCCGAGGAAGAGGCAGCGGAGGTTTCGGAAGCGGACACTGCCCCGGCTGAAGAGTCGCCGCTCAGGATTGAGGGGGTGATAGATAGCCTTGATGCCGGGGGTGAAGCTTGGGAAAGTTATACTGAAAGTGAGGGCACTATTCTTGACTGTAGCATTGATAATAACGTTTTTTATAGCGGCGCGGGTTCCCTGCGGATTCAATTCAACATTACCCCCGACGGCTGGGGCGATTGCGGCCATCACTTTGAGGTAGTGCAGGATTGGAGTAACGGGACTGGGCTTTCCATGTGGGTTCGCGCCACCAAAGCGGGAGCCTCCACTTTTATGCTCTTTTCTGGCGAGCAAAGTGAGCCAACCCCGTTTGAAATGATCCTGGAGATTCCCCCGGAAAGTGTGGATAACTGGGCCGAAATTATTGTCCCCTGGACTGCGCTTGAACGAGCGCACTGGGCCCCAGAAAGTGGGCTAACCGAGTTCGATCCAACTCGCGTGACCGGCCTGGGTTTCAATTTCTGGGCGGAGAGCAATCCTAATGAGGGCGCTGTTTGGATAGACGAACTCAGCCTGGCCACCGGCCAGATACAGCCGCTCGCCGTAGCCGAACCGCCCGAAGAACCTGCTCCTCCCGAACCAGCCGAGGAAGAATTAGTTGCCCCTACCGAACCGGCTGCAGAAGAAGTTGAGGTCGTTGAACCTGCCGAACCAACCGAAGCGCCTGCCGCTGCGCCGGTTGAGCCTGCGCCTGTGACCGGGGAAGAATCGGGGAGCGGTCTTTGTCCCCTGTCAACCGTTATGCTGCCCTTGATTTTGGCCGTAGCTATTGTGTCTCGCCGCCGATAGTTAAAAAACACGCGTAGCCCGGACGTAGCTGTTCACCCATGTCATTTCGACCGCCAGGCAAAGGAACTTTGTAACTATTCAGGGAATGTCATTCTGAGCGAGGAACGAGCGAAGAATCTCCATTAAACGGTGAACTTTAACCAAAGAACGCTTCTTTAATTGTCATGCCATAGGGATTTCTCGGCCTATGGCCTCGAAATGACATGCAGGTGAGCAGTTACCAAAATTTATAGGCTCAGTAGATCCAAATTTGGGCTGGGAGTCCGCACTTCAGTGCGTTTTTTTAGGCATTAAAATGCCCCTTCCAAACAAAATTTTGGATCTACTGAGGCTGGATGCTGAATTGCCTGTGGGACAGGGTCTATTTTTAATCCCGAAAACGCTGTAAAAATGTAAAAAGCGCATCTGTGCCAAACTGCATGGCCTCTACCGGGATCCGTTCATCGGCGGCGTGAATGGTGGTGATGAGGCTGTCTGGCAAATCCATGGGATGGAAGCCATACGTTTGGATACCCAACCGGGCAAAGTACCGCCCATCGGTCACTCCGGCCAGCACCAGGGGGATGGGCGTGCCGCTCGGATCGGCCTGGCGCAGAATGTCGGCCAGCAGGGCAAAATGCTTCATGTCCGGTTCGCCGGGGCCGGGATCGTAACGGGTCACCTCAAAAGAAACGTTATCCCCTCCCAACTGCCGCAACTCGCGTAACATGTCATCAGGCGTAAAACCGGGTAACAGCCGGCCGTCAAGGTCCAGGGTCACTTCGCCGGGAATAACGTTGATTTTGTTGCTCCCCTGCACCATAGTTGGGCTGGCGGTATTGTGCAGCAGCGCGTCAAGTAAACGGCCCTGCTCGCCCAGCCGGTCCAGCAGCCAATTGGTCAAAGCCGGGTTGAGCAACTGCCCCATCGCCAATTTTTGGGGGAAAGGCAAGGCGTTGCTGATGGCCTGGATCATTTGTTGCACCACGGGTGTAACGTGCACCGGCAGGCGATAGCGGTCCAGTTTGCCCAACAGATTAGCCAGTTGGGCCATAGCCCCGCCCCGCAGCGGCATGGAGCCATGCCCGGCCCGCCCGCGCAGGGTGGCTCGCAGGGAGCAAACCTGTTTCTCGCTGACCATAATGGGGTAAAATTTACGTCCGGCAATTTCAATTGAAAAGCCGCCTCCTTCGCCAATGGCGTAACGAACGCCGGCAAAATGTTCGGCGTGATTTTCAACCAGATACTTGGCTCCATATTCGCCGTCCACTTCCTCGTCGCTCACAATGGCCAGGATAACGTCGCCGGGTAGGTCAAGCTGCTCCGCTTTGGCTCGCAGCACGGCGCAAACCATCATAGCCACCCCGCTTTTCATATCCAACGCGCCACGGCCCCACACCAGGCCATCCACAATGGCTCCGGAGAAAGGAGGATGGGTCCACGTTTGGCCGGCCGTCGTCACCACGTCAACGTGACCGTATAGCAACAGGGGTGGAGCGTCGCCTTGCCCCGGCAGGCGGGCCAGCAAATTGGGCCGCTGGGCGGTGCGGGCAATAAGGGTAGTGTCAATTCCTGCTGCGTTCAGCAGGTTATGAAGGTAATTGATGCACTCCGCTTCGTTGCCCGGTGGATTGGTGGTATCGAAGCGAATGAGGGTTTGCAATAAAGCGAGGGGATTTGGTTGATTATTCATTGGATTATTTTACTCATAAAGCCCGGGGTTGTCATTTCCAGAAATAGGTTTTGCGGGCGACATTTTAAATAATCCCCCCAAAATGGGCAGCGTGACCAGACTGACGCCGGCCAAGAGCCAGAACACGGCCGCAAAACCGACGTTGTCGGTTAAGCCCGTAGCCAGCCCCTCCCCAAGGGCTGTGCCAAAATTGGACAGGGCCATCATAATGGCAAACATTGAGGCGGCAATGCGCGTATCCGTCAGCCCCATGGCCAGGGCCACAAACACGGTCTCCTGAAAGCCCCAGGCCAGACCCCACACCAGGCCCATCACCAGTAAAAAGTTGAGATTGGTTGACGCGCCAATCAAAACTGCGCCCAGGCTGATGATAACGGCGGCGCTGTAGGCGCTGGTTCGCCGCCCCAGCCGGTCAATGAGCAGACCGCCGCCAACAGCGCCCATCACCGCGCCCAGGCCGCGCCACGCGCCGTACTGCCCAATCACTGTTTCGGGCGCGTTAAAACGGCTGCTCATAAAAAACGTTACCAGGCCGTCAACGCCAAATGAGGCTATGGAATAAACAATGGCGTAAGCGCCAAAGAGCAAAAAGTAGGGTTTGAGCAGGGTTTTAAAGGCAGACCATTGGAAAGTCTGCGCTACGGCCCGCTGCCGGGGTTCGTGAACCTGGAACACCCACAGCAGGGGCAGCATCATCCCTGCGGCAATAATCAAAAAAATCACCCGGTAGCCTTGGGCCTGGACCAGCACCCCAAAAACCAAGGAGAGAAGGATAAAGCCAATGGCCCGCCCGCCGACCATGACGCCCTGGACTGTGCCCTGTTCGCGGCGCGGAGTAATGTCAATGGCCAGCCCATCGGTGGTGGAGTCGAACAGGGTTACGCTGAAGGAGCCGGCCACAATGAACACGGCAAACAGTGTCAGGTTGACGTCCGGCAGCATCAAGCCTGCCCCGCCAAAGGCCACCGTTGCCAGGAGCAGGCCCAGGATAATGTATGGCCGGCGATGTCCCCGGCCAAACAGGTTGACCCGGTCGCTGGCCATCCCAATGAAAATTTTTAGGATGAAGGGCAGCAGCAGGATGCTGGTCAGCAAGCCGATCACGTCCGGGTCAATGCCCAGGCTGTTGAGGTAGGGTTTTTGGAAATTACGAAAGTAGGCCAGGGCCGCTCCCTGCACAAAATAAAGCAGCCCAAACATAGAGAGGCGAAATGAACGAGAGGGCATAATGGTGTCCTTGAGAAATTAGAGGTTAGAAATTAGAAAGCCACACAGCTTGCTTCAAATTTTACTTAACATTAATCGATTCGGGTAAGAATAGCCACCCCGTACGGCACCAGTTTGAATTTCCCCTCAAAAGTTTTGCCACTCAGATGTTCCAGCACGGGCCAGGGAGGTTCAACGATTTTGCCGGCCCGGTGATGGTTGATGACCAGCCAGACCTCTTTTTGCTCAGAATTCAGCAAAGCGCGAATTTCAACGCCTTCAGAGGCTTTTAGCGGTGGCCCGTTAATGCCGGCGGTCTTGACAAATTGAGCCAGCAGCGCGTATTGGGCCGCCTCATCCAAATAGGCCCCCACGTAATATACCAGCCCTGTGCCCTGCGAACGAACGGTAATGGCCGGCTGATCATCCAACCAGCCGTTACCCGGGCCATAGCGGGCAATGTGGATGGCGCTCGAAGCTGTCGGTAGGAGCAATTCGGCCCAGTAGTGGGCGTGACCGGCAAACCAGTTGCCTTTCACCGGCAGCGGCTCGTCTAAAGCAAAGTATTCTGCCACTTCCACCCCGGCCAGTTCGGCCAGCAGGCCGGGCTGGCGCAGCGGCAGCAGCGCGTTATTGTCATCCTTCATGCCGGTGCGGGCCGTCAGCACCAGACGCCCTCCTTTTTTAACGTAATTGCTTAATGTTTCAATCTGGCTCTGATGGAGCACGATCAGGGCCGGTGCAATCACCACCTTATAGCGGCTCAGGTCATCAACATCTGCCGAAATGAGGTCAACCGGGATGTTCAACCGGGCCAAGGGTTTGTAATAATGCGCCAGGTGCGCCACGTAATCAAAATTTTGGTGATGGGGCTGCTCCTGGATAGACCAGCGGCTGGGGTAATGGTTGAGCAAAGCCACAGGGTCTTTGCTGGTGGCTCCGGCCAGTAAACCGGAAACTTTGGCAAATTCCCGCCCCAAACGCTCGACCTCTTGATAAAACAGTCGCGGCCGGCCCGATGGGTCAAGCAACGTGCCGTGGTACTGCTCTTGACCCCCCGGCGCCGAACGCCACTGCCAGTACAGCACGGCCTCTGCCCCGTGCGCCACGGCATGCCAGGCCATGGCCCGCCCCTCGCCTTTGTTCAGGCTGTTGTTTACGCTTGACCAGTTCACATTGCCGGCCTGGGTTTCCATCAGCCAGAAGTTTTTCTGCTTAAAACCGCGCACCAGGTCAAGACCTGCGCCGCTTGCCGGAAAATCGTAATGCCCGCTGCCCACGTACCACATCGCGGAGGCCAGGTCAAGGTCTTCATTGAGGGTATAGTGATCAAAGGTATCGGCCCAGGGGAGAAAGTTATGCGTTACCCATACGCCCGGCGATAAGTGGGG
It encodes:
- a CDS encoding M20/M25/M40 family metallo-hydrolase, giving the protein MNNQPNPLALLQTLIRFDTTNPPGNEAECINYLHNLLNAAGIDTTLIARTAQRPNLLARLPGQGDAPPLLLYGHVDVVTTAGQTWTHPPFSGAIVDGLVWGRGALDMKSGVAMMVCAVLRAKAEQLDLPGDVILAIVSDEEVDGEYGAKYLVENHAEHFAGVRYAIGEGGGFSIEIAGRKFYPIMVSEKQVCSLRATLRGRAGHGSMPLRGGAMAQLANLLGKLDRYRLPVHVTPVVQQMIQAISNALPFPQKLAMGQLLNPALTNWLLDRLGEQGRLLDALLHNTASPTMVQGSNKINVIPGEVTLDLDGRLLPGFTPDDMLRELRQLGGDNVSFEVTRYDPGPGEPDMKHFALLADILRQADPSGTPIPLVLAGVTDGRYFARLGIQTYGFHPMDLPDSLITTIHAADERIPVEAMQFGTDALFTFLQRFRD
- a CDS encoding beta-galactosidase — its product is MTDNQAQETTEINPTRLHLGAAYYPEQWPEERWPKDIRLMQEAGFTVVRLAEFAWSTLEPCAGEFHFDWLERAIAMLAEANVKSVLGTPTAAPPAWLIQQHPNILPADETGRRGQLANNRPYCVNSPEFHAAAQRIATAMGKHFGPNQNVVGWQLDNHYHGVCFCDRCRKLFQEYLQERFGSLSALNEQWSTRYRSQTYSDWGQIPLPLGPANPGLKLAFKQFVTENYRRYQQLQLNALRPHLSPGVWVTHNFLPWADTFDHYTLNEDLDLASAMWYVGSGHYDFPASGAGLDLVRGFKQKNFWLMETQAGNVNWSSVNNSLNKGEGRAMAWHAVAHGAEAVLYWQWRSAPGGQEQYHGTLLDPSGRPRLFYQEVERLGREFAKVSGLLAGATSKDPVALLNHYPSRWSIQEQPHHQNFDYVAHLAHYYKPLARLNIPVDLISADVDDLSRYKVVIAPALIVLHQSQIETLSNYVKKGGRLVLTARTGMKDDNNALLPLRQPGLLAELAGVEVAEYFALDEPLPVKGNWFAGHAHYWAELLLPTASSAIHIARYGPGNGWLDDQPAITVRSQGTGLVYYVGAYLDEAAQYALLAQFVKTAGINGPPLKASEGVEIRALLNSEQKEVWLVINHHRAGKIVEPPWPVLEHLSGKTFEGKFKLVPYGVAILTRID
- a CDS encoding MFS transporter produces the protein MPSRSFRLSMFGLLYFVQGAALAYFRNFQKPYLNSLGIDPDVIGLLTSILLLPFILKIFIGMASDRVNLFGRGHRRPYIILGLLLATVAFGGAGLMLPDVNLTLFAVFIVAGSFSVTLFDSTTDGLAIDITPRREQGTVQGVMVGGRAIGFILLSLVFGVLVQAQGYRVIFLIIAAGMMLPLLWVFQVHEPRQRAVAQTFQWSAFKTLLKPYFLLFGAYAIVYSIASFGVDGLVTFFMSSRFNAPETVIGQYGAWRGLGAVMGAVGGGLLIDRLGRRTSAYSAAVIISLGAVLIGASTNLNFLLVMGLVWGLAWGFQETVFVALAMGLTDTRIAASMFAIMMALSNFGTALGEGLATGLTDNVGFAAVFWLLAGVSLVTLPILGGLFKMSPAKPISGNDNPGLYE